The Rosa rugosa chromosome 3, drRosRugo1.1, whole genome shotgun sequence sequence AAGTATCCTGACATTGCTAACAAAACTTGCCAACACATTTTTCCTTGTACTTTTAGATTCAGTATATATAGCTTGCTAGCTTAGCTAGAGAGAAACATTAAGTCTTAGTTCCTAAGTTGACAACTTCACTACACACACAAACTGATCAACTATACACAGAAGAAGTGATCAAGAAGTAGAATGCAGTAGTAGTAATGGCAGATTGGGGACCGGTGGTGATAGCGGTGGTGTTGTTTGTGCTGTTAAGTCCAGGGCTACTATTTCAGCTGCTGGGGAAGAGCAGAGTGGTGGAGTTTGGCAACATGCAAACCAGCGGACTATAGTTGTATTATATGCTCTTCAGAACCTGTGCCTCTGTTTGTAGTAACAAATATGTCCAATTTTGTTTCCACTGCCACTTATttacttctttctttttatttagatGACTATGGTAGTAATCTAATTTTGTAGGTAAAATACATCTCCCTTGATGAAGCTGCAAGGTTATTACTTGGGGATGCACACAATGCATCCGTAATAAGAAGTAAGAAATCTATACTTGCTTTTGTTTATTCTTGAATCTTTTTGACATATTACTTAAGGAGCTGAAACTCTTGCCTTTTCTCTACTTGATGAAGCAGCTAAAGTAAGGCGGATTTATGATATTGCAAATGTTTCGTCCTCCATGAATCTTATTGAAAAGGTAAAACTTGTAGAACTTGTGATAGAGAAATATTAGAATTCATAATCTCTTAAACAGCTAGTATAATGTACTGCCAAGCTAAACTGTGCCCCTTGTTCAAAAATATGTAGACCCATGCAGCAGATACAAGGAAGCCTGCATATAAATGGTTGGTGGTTGGTTACTTGATACATAAATAACAATATTACCAGTCTTTGCTTGTGCTTACTACTATTGTGAATATGCCTTTTAAGCTGGCCTTCTAATTAGTTGTCATTAACACACAGGTTTCACCAAGTTATAAAGGAATTACTAATTCCACCTGTCTCTTACTCAACAAGAAGTCTATAGTTATAAGTTTTATGATCTTGTCTAATTGGAGCAAATTTATATTGATATATTTTCTTGCTAAATAGAAATTGTGCTGCATAACCTCTAAGATGtagaatttacttatttaagaGTTCAAGCAGTACCATTGTCAGGCATTGCATACTTGAAAGTTAAAATTGGTGTCAAACAATTATTTATGTGAGTCGGTAATCATTTTCTTGTACTATGAAACAATGGCTAAACCTCTAGCTAGAAAAATGAAATTTCATCTAATTGATATATACATATTATGCAGGAGCATTAGAATGGGGCTGCTCCAGCTAGAAGTGTTCTGGCGTGGATCCTAATATAAATTTGAACGTGTCTTTATATGTGCAGGTCTTTCAACCTGTCTTTTGGTGAGGAATGTTACAAGCAAGGAGGATGTTAGTTATTACCACACATATGGTTCAGAAGTTTTGGTCACTAGCTTTGTGTATAACTCTTTAAGTTCAACAAGAAGCTTAGTAGTTTTAGGTATTTTGATGCTTCTAATTTTGCAAAACCTTTGGTTGGTGTTAcaattgtgattgttggtttgtAATTGAAATGAGTTCATATTGGTATCTTACTAATTTTCAATTTATGAAGGACATGATGTATATATGCGTATTTCAAATCAGTATTAAACTACAAAAATGATGTTATTAAAGAGATGATACATCAGATTGGaaataaaaatcgatgtctcttTATTTAGTGCACGTCGaattattaagtaagaaacgatgtaacacAACCtaatggacatcgatttattaagtaagaaacgatctAAAACAATGCAATGGACATCGACATTGTGTAAAAAATGATGTAAAACACATCAATGAacatcgatttattaaatgaaaaacgATGTTTAGTATAAGTATGAACATCGGTGCCAACCTTaaaaactgatgtttaatagaaaaatGGACATCGCTTCAAAACAGGAAACGATGTTTAATAGATTAATGAACATCGGTCGCGTAATACAAAAGAATATAGATTCAATCTTAAATGGTGTGATATATGGCAAGTACCCGGAAAACTTATAAACAGTACGCAAACTTCAAAAACATCGATGTGTAAGAGAATATAAGACATCGTTTCTagaatgagtaacgatgttaaaatgaatattagtgctattggacctatatttcgttaagcattaaatgcataaatatgaaggtttaacaatatctataaacaccaatttgtgatcataatagcagtttaacatcGAGTCTAGAGTCTAATCCGATGTTTATTATTGTATGTGACATCGGTTTTTGACCGATGTATATGTTTTGgcgatcttttacatcacccactaacacatgtgtacaaatttttttttacatcggtttctggccgatgtatatgagaaaaattctagtagtgttagtagcatcgtttgcggaagttatccgaactccaatgaccgtagtcatcagggggagatgcagacatcagggggagttgtctacatgtatggtctcgaaacgtgaagggtgtgttgtgctctttttccccttcgaccgaggttatttttgtcccactgggtttttgttactcggcaaggtttttaatgagacaACGAGataagcaccacgtttgggcgacacaagggggagtgttcaagtaaattcagaatatgtgtctggcccaaactagaggttacttgctctagttgaaatagagtttatattagagatattctcggagaatcttaggagatatccaatcaatgtacgattatgtttccatgtacaactctatctctatgtttgtaatcctctatataaagaggcccctattatcaatgaaagtacgactctattctctcccaatttcagttttcctaaaacaccctCCTCTTTTTTTCATATTATTATCCTAGTTTTTGTTTCAAGCTTTGTATTCACTATTCAGAGCCCTTCAACTTTAAACCCATCTTATCCGTTTTCCCCCAGTTTTTCTTTTCAGAATTTTTCCTTGTCGTAATTTTCCAAAGCTTACATCCAAATAAAATTGGGCTTGGAATAAAGATAGTAGCTTGagttaaccactgcaagtggcctagtgggtcttgcctagttgggtgtgctccccaacctaggttcgaaccccgaagctgtcaaagtgaccaggcactgtgctgcaatgcacagttggagcatttcacatgcgccggagggatttatcttgggcctaggaagcctttgggttccacttgacaaagtcaaaaaaaaagatAGTAGCTTGAGTTTTATGTACTTTAAAGACTCAGATTGCGATTGCAGCCTTCAGGGCTGAGCCATTCTAGTAGAATTATGTGATCATTTCCAAGCCTCTGGATGGTGTGAGAAAGCTCCTCGAGATATGCCTAATTCAACCCCTTATTGCATTGAATTGTTGTTACTTTCGTTGGACTATCTTTACCTTGATGCTCGTACAAAATGGAAGATAAGTTTCAACTCGTTAACATACAAACCTTGCATCTTGTGAACATCATTCTTACATGTAAAAGATCAAGCAAACCATAATCGCCTAACCATCTAATTCTGATCACATTCACTCTACTCACATGGTGCAATGCGGTCTGGTCTAGTGTGATAGGGGTTTTGTTAAGTTTGCAGATCACttcttgtacatacatgtacatttgcaagcataattagctataatgggccaagctcattgtaccgccaaaggtactaattccaaccaaaggaatgacatacagatacaccgccaggcgggctacaacctcagcggcggatcacccccagatcactgccgacgcgccgccacgcgccgcgccaagatagcatcagaagctcctgaagctgggaactgaagcacatcagtcccacatcgaaaacaaggaagaggtcagcctcctcctcacctataaaaggttctctcctctctcctcattaattacgcattcaatacttacctactgttactttgtcaacataaatacattgactaacttaggcatcggagagttgaagaccgctcagcgcggtctccctctgacgccctttgtattttacttgacaggtagcggaagctttgagaacaccgcaagtatcgatccgcccaccggatcagcgttaacaaaggttcagctaccgccgaacttttagacattaacacttcTTAACTGAGTTAAAGTTATATTTCATCGATTGATCATCTGTTCAATTATCAAGCTGATCTTTAAAAGAAGTCTGCTTCTCTTGTGCTAGCATATATATGTAGAACAATTCTCATTGAGATTTGGATAAATATATGCACAAAATTTACCTTGCCTTCATATGGGTCATCCCAAAAGCAAGGGACTCTCTGGCCACACCTCCTCAATGTATTCACCATAACAGAGTGACTTCTTTCTTTGGCTTTTCTTGTTTCAGTATCTTTTGTTTGATGATCGTAATCTTATTATAAAGCGGGTTATACTTCTAAAGAAGACAAATCTTTTTTTAATAAGGTTCTCTTCCACATATTCATACTTGAATTTTAGAGACTGTAACGAAGGGGACTAGGCCATGTTCCTAGCAGCTTCACTTGTTCCATTTCTGTAAACAAGTGTTCTATTTCCCTCTTAAACACCTGTCCTTAACATAAGAGCAAGTGCAGCGGTTTGCCCTTGACTGGTCATAGTCAAGAAAAATCCTATGTGGTGACCTTGAGAGCAATTTTCATACTTGCACCGGTGGTTTTTTGCCCGGGCAAAACCGACTCCTTCTTGACTACAGCCAAGAAATTAGTCATTCCCATGACTAATTTCATGACCAGGCAACAAACAGGCCAGCGGTTTGGAGAAGGAAGTCTGCAAGGGAACATGGGCGACGTCAGCAAAACAGGGGAGAAGGAGACGCGCCAGCTTGGGAAGTGAGGGACAACCTGTTGACGCGTGGCGCCGCAATTGTTGAAAGACTGAAGAAACGCGCTTGTCGCGTAGCGACGTGCATGGACCGGCAGCTGCAGACCACGTGGAAGAGACCCATTGGAGGCTTTGAATTCTGATCCCAACAGTCATGAAATCCCACGTGAACAGTGttgtgaacagtgttgaccgggcaagaaaaacaacgggtgcaaacccatgtccagtggcagtgaatagtagcttgactggttgaattcttgacttctcgactttgacatttcttgactgcgggtgcacttgctctaaggaTTGGCTTCGGTGTGCTTTATAAATCTGTAGTCAAATGTTCTGGTTAACTTTAGGAAGATTAATCGTCTAGTATGACTTTCTCGACTAGTATCTTTTTGTTTAAGAAACATGATATTCAAATATAGCGAAATTTACCAGCTACGTATGAAAAGTCAACAATAGTAAACAATGACAGAATCTTATGGCAGAACGCAGTACAATGTTGACCTATTTTAAAGGCCGAACAGTAACTTATGGCAGATCAGAATCttcagctatatatatatatatatatatgtatatgtatatatacaccCAGTAGAGTAAGAACTAAGAAGATGAGcagaaaagaaaggaatatGGAGGAAGTGAAGGTAATAGGATTCTGGACAAGTCCATATGTTTACAGGGTTACATGGGCTCTGAAACTCAAGGGAGTCGAATATGAATATCAAGAAGAGGACATATGGAACAAGAGTGATTTGCTTCTTCAGTACAACCCAGTGCACAAGAAGGTTCCAGTGTTTGTTCATGGTGGAAAGACGATTGTAGAGTCGGGTATTATTCTGGAGTACATTGACGAGACCTGGCCGCAGAACCCTCTAGTTCCAACAGACCCTCATGCGAGGGCCATGGCTCGATTTTGGATAAAGTTTGTTGGTGACAAGGTAATCATACATACCTGCCTTTCTTCATAGAGAGTTTCTCctaatgaaaataaaatgttGCCTTAACTGACTGGCTATTTTGTGCAATTTAGATTCAGAACTTTGTCGGATTCTATAAAAGAGCTGGAGAAGAGCAAATAAAAGCAGTAAAAGAAGCCCAGGAGTATCTGAAGATCTTAGAAGACCATGGCCCTGAGGAGGAGAAGTTCTTTGATGGTGACAACATTGGAATGACAGACTTATCCATGGGATGGCTAGCATTCTGGCTTGAGGCCATGGAAGAAGCATCTGGTGTACAAGTTCTTGAAGCCAATAGCTTCCCTCGCTTGCACGCATGGATTAGAAATTTCAAGCAGGTTCCTGTGATTAAAGAAAATCATCCTGACCACACTCGGCTGGTAGCCTATTTCAAACGGCTAAGGGAGATGTTTACCAAGCCAGCGACGACTTGATATCATACTCTTAATTTCAAACAACAGCACATGTAGCGGGTAAGAATAATGGTTGTGAGTTGTGACATAAACAATAAACAAGGAATAATACCAGTGAATAGTTTCAATCACATCAAGTACTGTTAGTGACTGAATAAGAGAAGTTCTTTCTAATGCATGTGTTTTGCTTGTCCACTGGCTCATGTAACTTTTTACATGGAGTTGAATCCAAGCCTCCACTCCATTTTAATTAAGAAGAATATTTTTGTAAAAAACCAGAGCTATGAAGACAACAATATGTAATGCAAGAACACTGTACCTGTACAACCTCCAATGTGTTTCTACCTCGTCTTTAAACACAGAATAAGACCAATTATAGAATTTACAACACGACATAATTAGAATGTTGCCAGTTTATGAAGAAATTAATTCAGCAACAC is a genomic window containing:
- the LOC133735793 gene encoding uncharacterized protein LOC133735793 codes for the protein MADWGPVVIAVVLFVLLSPGLLFQLLGKSRVVEFGNMQTSGL
- the LOC133735786 gene encoding probable glutathione S-transferase — encoded protein: MSRKERNMEEVKVIGFWTSPYVYRVTWALKLKGVEYEYQEEDIWNKSDLLLQYNPVHKKVPVFVHGGKTIVESGIILEYIDETWPQNPLVPTDPHARAMARFWIKFVGDKIQNFVGFYKRAGEEQIKAVKEAQEYLKILEDHGPEEEKFFDGDNIGMTDLSMGWLAFWLEAMEEASGVQVLEANSFPRLHAWIRNFKQVPVIKENHPDHTRLVAYFKRLREMFTKPATT